A portion of the Oxynema aestuarii AP17 genome contains these proteins:
- a CDS encoding PD-(D/E)XK nuclease family protein, with protein MSESLEATGALLRAFSQLRDRSSQQRRDRLDALFAEFEALPEGDRRHGRGELNLFSLFNLAKSEASHRQFLAWLLDPSGSHAQGSLFAKTLMACCDFELPPTAIERGYCVVKEGSTYEFTPGMTLYQSGQFLIVIEANLFGREDARLLERQFLEMRRFGFAQKIPNSRQFALFLTPQTRGDRSNDPGNWYFLSYGDLARAFSGILSEIDRVKVKLLLIDWIEIVSQF; from the coding sequence ATGAGCGAATCTCTCGAAGCGACTGGCGCCTTATTACGGGCGTTTTCTCAACTGCGCGATCGATCTAGCCAACAACGGCGCGATCGCCTCGACGCCCTTTTCGCTGAATTTGAAGCCCTTCCCGAGGGCGATCGTCGCCATGGTCGGGGCGAGTTGAACTTGTTTTCTCTGTTTAATTTGGCCAAAAGTGAAGCCAGTCACCGCCAGTTTTTAGCGTGGTTGTTAGACCCGAGTGGCAGTCACGCCCAAGGTTCCCTATTTGCCAAAACTTTGATGGCTTGCTGCGATTTCGAGTTGCCGCCGACGGCGATCGAGCGCGGCTATTGCGTCGTTAAAGAAGGGAGTACCTACGAGTTTACGCCGGGGATGACCCTTTATCAAAGCGGTCAATTCTTAATCGTTATCGAGGCCAATCTCTTCGGTCGGGAAGACGCGCGCCTACTCGAACGCCAGTTTTTAGAAATGCGTCGCTTTGGCTTCGCACAAAAGATTCCCAACTCCCGACAATTTGCCTTGTTTTTAACCCCTCAAACCCGAGGCGATCGCAGCAACGATCCCGGAAATTGGTATTTCCTTTCTTACGGCGACCTCGCCCGTGCTTTTTCGGGAATTTTATCCGAGATCGACCGGGTAAAAGTCAAACTGCTTTTGATAGACTGGATCGAGATCGTTTCTCAGTTTTAG
- a CDS encoding IS4 family transposase gives MVSNFPEILQKHLSHLPQDDYPVLDTFKFVSIWLNFILDQSQTTMRSLFKRLNIRGESVDISTFSKASKTRSPEVFHRLWDELKKEVAKKSQNSDKELMIFPLDSTIITLTSKLLWHQGYHQLKLFSGINLVTGNPGGISIHLGQGHDSKYGNETIEATPENGVAVMDRGFCSLERIAQLQAQKNRYFVLRIRKNIKLEMLENGEYLMGTGTAQVQGRVVMFCDREEKTEFRLVTNLPETGEGGISNEEIGEFYRLRWQIELLWKFLKMHLKLDKFITKNVNGMEIQIYCCLIGYLILKLVKINQEWGSSLLDKLRYLQAFMCEKISYVHWFRELVFHH, from the coding sequence ATTGTATCAAACTTTCCTGAAATTCTCCAAAAACATCTAAGTCATCTGCCCCAAGACGATTATCCAGTACTAGACACTTTCAAGTTTGTCTCAATTTGGCTAAATTTCATTTTAGACCAGAGTCAAACAACGATGAGAAGTTTGTTTAAAAGACTAAATATTCGCGGAGAATCCGTAGATATATCAACCTTCTCAAAAGCCAGTAAAACTCGTAGTCCAGAAGTTTTTCATCGATTGTGGGATGAATTGAAAAAAGAAGTAGCCAAAAAATCCCAAAATTCAGATAAAGAGTTGATGATATTTCCTTTAGATTCAACCATTATCACTTTGACGAGTAAACTCTTATGGCATCAAGGATATCACCAATTGAAACTGTTTAGTGGCATTAACTTAGTGACAGGAAACCCAGGAGGAATATCAATTCATTTGGGTCAAGGACACGATAGCAAATATGGAAATGAAACGATAGAAGCCACGCCGGAAAACGGAGTCGCCGTAATGGATAGAGGTTTTTGCAGCTTAGAAAGAATTGCCCAACTTCAAGCTCAAAAAAATCGCTACTTCGTCTTGAGAATCCGAAAAAACATTAAATTAGAAATGTTAGAGAATGGGGAATATTTAATGGGGACAGGAACAGCACAAGTACAAGGAAGAGTAGTAATGTTTTGCGACCGGGAAGAAAAAACTGAATTTCGCTTAGTGACGAATTTGCCAGAGACAGGAGAAGGAGGAATAAGTAACGAAGAAATTGGTGAATTTTATCGACTACGCTGGCAAATTGAATTGCTGTGGAAGTTCTTGAAAATGCACTTAAAGTTGGATAAATTTATCACGAAAAATGTGAATGGAATGGAAATCCAGATTTATTGCTGTTTAATCGGATATCTAATTTTAAAATTAGTAAAAATTAACCAAGAATGGGGTTCATCATTATTAGATAAGTTGCGATATTTACAGGCTTTTATGTGTGAAAAGATTAGTTATGTCCACTGGTTTAGAGAGCTAGTTTTCCATCACTGA
- a CDS encoding PhnD/SsuA/transferrin family substrate-binding protein, with protein MKRRSFIGYLLLFLAGCTAVNSRSPEANTSALKLPEKLRFAVTDVQGIENLQRDYEQFRRQLEIALNIPIEFFPVDSYTASAIALQNNKVDLVLTGPAEYILTQSRTNAIPVIAITRPNYRSAIAVSGTSGIKSLADLKGKKIAMLKLGSTSGHLGPTKFLIDAGLDPKTDYEVVMLGREGSLDALKQGTVDAWGGPTVDYEQFLKSENLTEVDFPMLKRGDLLPSDVFMVNSRSVERY; from the coding sequence ATGAAAAGACGCTCTTTTATTGGCTATCTTCTCTTATTTCTGGCAGGCTGTACCGCAGTCAATAGCCGATCGCCAGAAGCAAACACTAGCGCCTTAAAATTGCCCGAAAAGCTCAGATTTGCCGTGACTGACGTTCAAGGAATTGAAAATCTCCAACGAGATTACGAACAATTTCGTCGGCAATTAGAAATTGCCTTAAACATCCCGATCGAATTTTTTCCCGTTGACAGTTATACCGCTTCGGCGATCGCCCTTCAAAACAATAAAGTCGATCTCGTTTTAACCGGACCGGCGGAATATATTCTCACTCAAAGTCGGACGAACGCCATTCCTGTTATTGCCATCACCCGTCCGAACTACCGATCTGCGATCGCCGTTTCCGGTACTTCTGGGATAAAATCTCTTGCGGATTTGAAAGGTAAAAAAATTGCCATGCTCAAACTCGGTTCTACAAGCGGACACCTCGGACCGACCAAGTTTTTAATAGATGCAGGATTAGATCCGAAAACCGATTATGAAGTCGTGATGTTAGGGCGAGAAGGGTCTCTCGACGCACTCAAACAGGGAACCGTCGATGCATGGGGAGGGCCGACCGTCGATTACGAACAGTTTTTAAAAAGCGAAAATCTGACCGAGGTTGATTTTCCCATGTTGAAACGGGGAGATTTGTTACCGAGTGATGTTTTTATGGTCAATAGCAGAAGTGTTGAACGGTACTAA
- a CDS encoding sensor histidine kinase yields MLSQKSSKLSAPRQPDRYRSPQPEAIAPQNSECVPCFAKRTGGGFRGFLDRLKISQKIRYGYALAIGIGVVGTTVGLTFGDYQQRDASQQLKIAYRQQYLLSELDNAVLRMRSHPQRLVTVFGNSIWFEYESSKFFADVNRIEEVIKDLKEVQGTDSKILDVESREFKTLLAAYEQKTQTYSGQIQEIWQQIDPPALQEEDIPKAQQKLLDATSQPEAIQLTVEFERLAETLTRSIARAKTQEMQATQKLNAAETLRLQLIVSSMLLSAAIAIILAWQTSRAIARPIRWVSEVAQQVTERANFKLVAPVLTDDEVGVLARSLNQMVRWMGDYTRELNGARATLEQRVEERTRELSEALHELKHTQAQLIQSEKMSSLGQMVAGLAHEINNPVNFIYGNLEHAKSYTQDLLELLGIYQQEYPEPTAAIAAEVEEIDLDFLTEDLPKILTSMKMGTERIREIVVSLRNFSRLDESYFKPVDIHEGLESTLLILNNRIRKGIEIVKCYGDLPPIECYPAQLNQVFMNVLANAIDALQESEPGIESPTITLRTEMLDRQAVCIRIIDNGPGIPKSLQNQLFDPFFTTKPVGKGTGLGLAISYQIIDKHQGRIELFSEPGEGTEFAIVIPIKSQKTVSLETAA; encoded by the coding sequence ATGCTTTCCCAGAAATCTAGCAAACTTTCAGCGCCTCGGCAACCCGATCGCTACCGATCGCCGCAACCCGAAGCGATCGCGCCGCAAAATAGCGAATGTGTCCCTTGTTTCGCGAAGAGAACGGGCGGCGGTTTTCGCGGTTTTTTAGATCGGTTGAAAATTTCGCAAAAAATCCGTTACGGATATGCTTTAGCGATCGGGATTGGAGTGGTAGGGACGACGGTAGGCTTGACTTTTGGCGATTACCAACAAAGAGACGCATCGCAACAGCTCAAAATCGCCTACCGACAACAATATTTATTGAGCGAGTTAGATAATGCGGTCTTGAGAATGCGATCGCATCCCCAAAGATTAGTCACGGTTTTTGGCAATTCGATTTGGTTTGAGTACGAAAGTTCTAAATTTTTTGCCGATGTCAATCGGATCGAAGAAGTTATCAAAGACCTCAAAGAAGTTCAAGGAACGGACAGTAAAATTCTCGATGTTGAAAGTCGGGAATTTAAGACGTTATTAGCCGCTTACGAGCAGAAAACCCAGACGTACTCGGGACAAATTCAAGAGATTTGGCAACAAATCGATCCGCCTGCTTTACAAGAAGAAGATATTCCCAAAGCTCAACAAAAACTGCTCGATGCGACGAGTCAACCGGAAGCGATTCAGTTAACGGTTGAATTTGAACGATTGGCGGAAACTCTAACCCGTTCGATCGCCCGGGCGAAGACTCAAGAAATGCAAGCGACGCAAAAACTCAATGCAGCCGAAACATTACGCCTTCAATTAATTGTCAGTAGTATGTTATTATCGGCGGCGATCGCCATCATTTTAGCATGGCAGACGAGCCGGGCGATCGCCCGTCCAATTCGCTGGGTGAGTGAAGTGGCGCAACAGGTCACCGAAAGGGCAAATTTTAAGTTAGTCGCCCCAGTTTTAACGGACGATGAAGTGGGTGTATTGGCGCGTTCCCTGAATCAGATGGTGCGTTGGATGGGGGATTATACCCGGGAACTCAACGGAGCCCGCGCGACTTTAGAACAGCGTGTGGAAGAACGGACGCGAGAACTTTCCGAGGCGCTGCACGAACTCAAACACACTCAAGCGCAACTGATTCAAAGTGAAAAAATGTCCAGTCTCGGACAAATGGTGGCGGGACTGGCGCACGAAATTAACAATCCGGTGAATTTTATTTATGGTAATCTCGAACATGCCAAATCTTACACCCAAGATTTGTTAGAATTATTGGGAATTTATCAGCAAGAATACCCCGAACCGACGGCAGCGATCGCCGCCGAAGTTGAAGAGATCGATCTGGATTTTTTAACCGAAGATTTGCCGAAGATTTTAACGTCGATGAAAATGGGGACGGAACGAATTCGGGAAATTGTTGTTTCTCTGAGGAACTTCTCGCGGTTGGATGAAAGTTATTTCAAACCCGTGGATATTCACGAGGGATTAGAAAGTACGTTATTAATTTTGAACAATCGTATCCGTAAAGGCATCGAGATCGTCAAATGTTACGGGGATCTTCCCCCGATCGAATGTTATCCGGCTCAACTGAATCAAGTGTTTATGAATGTGTTGGCAAATGCGATCGATGCCCTTCAAGAAAGCGAGCCGGGGATTGAGTCGCCGACAATTACCCTGCGAACGGAAATGCTCGATCGCCAAGCGGTTTGCATCCGCATTATCGATAACGGGCCGGGAATTCCGAAAAGCTTACAAAATCAACTGTTCGATCCGTTTTTTACGACTAAACCTGTAGGGAAAGGGACGGGTTTGGGGTTGGCGATTTCTTATCAAATTATTGACAAACATCAAGGGCGCATCGAACTGTTTTCGGAACCGGGGGAAGGAACCGAGTTTGCGATTGTCATTCCGATTAAAAGTCAAAAGACCGTTTCTCTGGAAACGGCGGCTTAA
- a CDS encoding sensor histidine kinase translates to MQLEHSYQSLETAKRPTLANRFSASILSGSVLRAIGTWTRKVRRLSIKQKICYGYAVTIAIAMVGTGAGLEIGDRYTRQAREQSLRSHEEQRLLLDLQHTVLAVRAQQEGLSASDGDDLERVEDLLAQLHDLAAALPPISGAVTPAQIAQLRAAYDPNPGNGDLATRIPPIEQLYQAIDRQIEAAKTQERLANETFTKAESLRQQITGWSMLVSAAIAVGLAVYTSRAIAHPIEWIVHVARRASQQANYKLRAPEIGEDEIGLLATSLNQLISTVQQQIQAIQTTQAQLIQSEKMSSLGQMVAGLAHEINNPVSFISGNIEHSSHYIQDLLGLVLLYQQEYPEPNPTIARRIEEIDLDFLMTDLPGLLCSMRSGSERIRQLVMALRNFCRLDEAEVKRVNLHDGIDSTLFLLDRRLKDKIKIVKKYGDLPAIECAPAQLNQVFMHLLDNAIDALEGIGTDESSRKMPTIVIQTRLVEDNRIQVKITDNGPGIDPEIQAKIFDPFFTTKAPGKGTGLGLAICYQIAQQHGGTLEFSSQLGRGSKFCLSLPLPERG, encoded by the coding sequence ATGCAGCTCGAACATTCCTACCAATCTCTCGAAACTGCCAAGCGGCCCACCCTGGCGAATCGTTTCTCCGCCTCGATTCTGAGCGGTTCTGTCTTGCGGGCGATCGGGACGTGGACCCGAAAAGTCCGGCGTTTGAGTATCAAACAAAAAATCTGTTACGGATACGCGGTGACGATCGCGATTGCGATGGTAGGAACGGGCGCCGGATTGGAGATCGGCGATCGCTACACCCGCCAGGCCCGAGAGCAATCGCTCCGTTCTCACGAAGAACAACGACTGCTGTTAGACTTGCAACATACGGTCCTCGCCGTGCGTGCGCAGCAAGAGGGTTTGAGTGCGTCCGACGGCGATGACCTCGAACGGGTCGAAGATCTCCTCGCCCAACTGCACGACCTCGCCGCCGCCCTCCCGCCGATCTCGGGCGCGGTGACCCCGGCCCAAATCGCGCAATTGAGGGCCGCTTACGACCCCAACCCGGGGAACGGCGATCTCGCAACCCGTATCCCTCCCATCGAGCAACTCTACCAGGCGATCGACCGACAGATCGAAGCCGCCAAAACCCAAGAACGGCTCGCCAACGAGACCTTTACAAAAGCCGAAAGCTTGCGCCAGCAAATTACCGGATGGAGTATGCTGGTTTCCGCCGCGATCGCCGTCGGCTTGGCGGTGTATACCAGTCGGGCGATCGCCCATCCGATCGAGTGGATCGTCCACGTCGCCCGTCGCGCCTCCCAACAAGCTAACTACAAACTGCGCGCCCCCGAAATCGGCGAAGACGAAATCGGCTTACTCGCCACCTCCCTCAACCAACTGATTTCTACAGTCCAACAACAAATCCAAGCGATCCAAACCACCCAAGCTCAGTTAATCCAAAGCGAGAAAATGTCGAGTTTGGGGCAGATGGTCGCCGGACTCGCCCACGAAATCAACAATCCGGTGAGTTTTATCAGTGGCAATATCGAACACAGCAGCCACTACATCCAAGATTTGCTCGGCTTGGTGTTGCTTTACCAACAAGAGTATCCCGAACCGAACCCGACGATCGCCCGCCGGATTGAAGAAATCGACCTCGACTTTTTAATGACCGACCTCCCGGGTCTGCTCTGTTCGATGAGAAGCGGTTCCGAACGCATCCGCCAACTGGTGATGGCCCTGAGAAACTTCTGCCGCCTCGACGAAGCCGAAGTCAAACGAGTCAACCTCCACGACGGGATCGACAGCACCTTATTTCTGCTCGATCGCCGCTTGAAAGACAAGATTAAGATCGTCAAAAAATATGGCGATTTACCCGCGATCGAATGCGCTCCGGCCCAGTTAAATCAGGTATTCATGCACCTACTCGATAACGCGATCGACGCTTTGGAAGGGATCGGCACTGACGAGAGTAGCCGCAAAATGCCGACGATCGTGATTCAAACCCGATTGGTCGAGGATAACCGCATTCAAGTTAAAATTACCGACAACGGACCGGGAATCGACCCCGAAATTCAAGCCAAAATTTTCGATCCGTTTTTTACGACCAAAGCCCCCGGGAAAGGAACGGGTTTGGGACTGGCGATTTGCTACCAAATTGCCCAGCAACATGGTGGAACCCTGGAGTTCAGTTCCCAACTCGGTCGGGGAAGCAAGTTTTGCCTCTCCTTACCGCTTCCGGAGCGGGGGTAA
- a CDS encoding PhnD/SsuA/transferrin family substrate-binding protein: protein MMKRRHAIAYIGLFFLWLTGCTLFKRRSPPPSNPATLHELDRLRFAVTDVQGEEQLKRDYEQFRQVLEEVLEKKIDFVPVQHYTDAAIALQLNKVDLVLAGPSEYFLISTRSRELPILSITRPNYYSAIAVAAVSGIESLSDLKGKTIAMVKVGSTSGHLGTTKLLLDAGLNPKSDCKIVMLGREGSLEALKNGEVDAWGGSLTDYETFFNSEGFSETDFPIIARGELLPDDIFLVNQQLGEELARDIKTRMFDAQNKLLTAIAATEGNQKYRNSRFVNFDASQYEAIVNLYHNLGYTDSLP from the coding sequence ATGATGAAACGACGTCATGCGATCGCGTATATCGGCCTGTTTTTTCTTTGGCTAACGGGCTGTACGTTATTCAAACGTCGTTCCCCTCCGCCGTCGAATCCGGCAACTTTGCACGAACTCGATCGATTGAGATTTGCCGTCACCGACGTTCAAGGAGAAGAACAGTTAAAACGGGATTACGAACAATTCCGGCAAGTTTTGGAGGAAGTTTTAGAAAAGAAAATCGATTTCGTTCCCGTCCAACATTATACCGATGCGGCGATCGCCCTTCAATTAAATAAAGTCGATCTCGTCCTCGCCGGACCGTCGGAATATTTCCTGATTTCCACGCGATCGCGAGAATTGCCAATTCTTTCGATTACCCGACCGAACTATTATTCGGCGATCGCCGTAGCGGCGGTCAGTGGAATTGAATCCCTATCCGATTTAAAAGGAAAAACGATCGCCATGGTCAAAGTTGGATCGACAAGCGGACATTTAGGAACCACTAAATTATTACTCGATGCCGGATTAAATCCAAAATCGGATTGTAAAATCGTCATGCTGGGACGAGAAGGTAGTTTAGAAGCCCTAAAAAACGGCGAAGTCGATGCCTGGGGCGGATCGTTAACCGACTACGAAACCTTTTTTAATTCCGAGGGATTTTCCGAAACCGACTTTCCGATTATCGCACGCGGCGAACTCCTTCCCGACGACATTTTTTTAGTCAACCAACAATTGGGAGAAGAATTGGCACGAGACATTAAAACTCGAATGTTTGACGCACAAAATAAGTTATTGACGGCGATCGCCGCTACCGAAGGCAATCAGAAATATCGTAATTCTCGTTTTGTTAATTTCGATGCTTCTCAATACGAAGCGATCGTAAATTTATACCATAATTTGGGTTATACGGATAGCCTCCCGTAA
- a CDS encoding iron-containing alcohol dehydrogenase family protein encodes MSHHNSTPCSAPNETASGLPPLSIAPARVIRGVRAIEQAGDEIARLGRRPLLVGGDRSLSLVVDRLAPIWQQQPLTWAQATYNPDCSEATLARLKQAVADHQADLIVATGGGKSLDAAKLLAYGCGLPVVTIPSSAATCAAWTALSNIYSDDGAFLYDVGLAKCPDLLVLDYTLIATAPQRTLVAGIGDALAKWYEASVSSGRSEQTLIVAAVQQARVLRDLLLQKSVAALERPGEAVWREVVDATVLLAGAIGGLGGAQCRTVAAHAVHNGLTHLSAAHGTLHGEKVAYGILVQLRLEETICGNQLASAARQQLIEFYAAIGLPSTLADLGLENITLGELHHAAQVACDPKSDIHRLPFAVVPEQLMAAMVSTNAPPENRRGGIDSISRDLGDAAGDDSGDVCSSDSQDRSDLS; translated from the coding sequence ATGTCCCATCACAACTCTACCCCGTGTTCCGCGCCGAACGAAACGGCTTCCGGACTGCCCCCGTTGAGTATTGCCCCCGCTAGAGTCATCCGAGGAGTGCGCGCGATCGAGCAAGCCGGGGACGAGATTGCCCGCTTGGGACGGCGCCCCCTGCTCGTCGGCGGCGATCGCAGCCTCTCCTTAGTCGTCGATCGCCTCGCGCCGATTTGGCAGCAACAACCATTAACCTGGGCGCAAGCGACTTACAACCCGGACTGTAGCGAAGCCACCCTCGCCCGTCTCAAGCAAGCGGTCGCCGACCATCAGGCCGATTTAATCGTCGCCACCGGAGGCGGGAAATCCCTCGATGCGGCCAAACTGCTCGCCTATGGCTGCGGTTTACCCGTGGTGACGATCCCGAGTTCGGCGGCGACCTGTGCGGCGTGGACGGCCCTGTCTAACATCTACTCCGACGACGGCGCCTTTTTGTACGATGTCGGTCTGGCGAAATGCCCGGACTTGCTCGTTCTCGACTACACCCTGATCGCGACGGCGCCCCAACGCACCTTAGTGGCGGGGATCGGCGACGCCCTGGCCAAGTGGTACGAAGCTTCGGTCAGTAGCGGTCGCAGCGAGCAAACCTTAATCGTCGCGGCGGTCCAACAAGCCCGGGTCTTGCGCGATTTGCTCTTGCAAAAGTCGGTGGCGGCGCTGGAACGACCCGGTGAGGCGGTATGGCGGGAAGTCGTCGATGCAACGGTGTTGCTGGCGGGGGCGATCGGCGGACTGGGGGGAGCGCAGTGTCGCACGGTGGCCGCTCATGCGGTTCACAACGGTTTGACCCACTTAAGTGCGGCGCACGGCACGTTGCACGGGGAAAAGGTGGCTTACGGCATTTTAGTGCAACTGCGTTTGGAAGAGACGATCTGTGGCAATCAACTCGCCAGTGCGGCCCGCCAACAGTTGATCGAGTTTTATGCCGCGATCGGATTGCCGTCTACGTTAGCTGATTTAGGGTTGGAAAATATTACCCTCGGGGAGTTGCACCATGCGGCCCAGGTCGCTTGCGATCCAAAATCGGACATTCACCGCCTGCCGTTTGCGGTGGTTCCGGAACAGCTCATGGCAGCAATGGTGTCAACCAATGCCCCGCCAGAAAATCGCCGGGGAGGAATCGACTCGATATCGAGAGACCTTGGCGATGCTGCTGGCGACGATTCTGGAGATGTTTGCTCTTCGGATTCCCAAGACCGTTCGGACTTGAGTTGA
- the sufU gene encoding Fe-S cluster assembly sulfur transfer protein SufU yields MTLGNLRDLYQQVILDRYKNPRNRGQTDPIHRQQRGHNPSCGDTIELTVQLDETGDRIADVKFEGEGCAISMASVDLMADALRGKAIDEALEMVQRFQNMMKGEAEFPKEQRKLNVMQGVAQFPVRIKCANLCWHTLKAALEATGTDANGFVSNEAES; encoded by the coding sequence ATGACTCTGGGCAACCTGCGCGATTTATACCAACAAGTTATCCTCGATCGCTATAAAAATCCACGCAATCGCGGCCAAACCGACCCGATTCACCGCCAGCAGCGCGGTCACAACCCCTCCTGCGGCGATACGATCGAACTGACCGTGCAGCTCGACGAGACGGGCGATCGCATTGCCGATGTCAAGTTTGAAGGGGAAGGCTGTGCGATTTCAATGGCTTCGGTCGATTTAATGGCCGATGCCTTGCGCGGTAAAGCGATTGACGAAGCGTTGGAAATGGTGCAGCGTTTCCAAAACATGATGAAAGGGGAAGCCGAATTTCCGAAAGAACAGCGCAAACTCAACGTCATGCAAGGGGTCGCTCAATTCCCGGTGCGCATCAAATGTGCTAACCTTTGCTGGCACACGCTCAAAGCCGCTCTCGAAGCGACCGGAACCGACGCTAACGGTTTTGTCAGCAACGAAGCCGAATCCTGA
- a CDS encoding phosphate/phosphite/phosphonate ABC transporter substrate-binding protein, which translates to MKRRHFLGYFLLFLVGCTGVQTANGDRLDRQKLPDPEQLRFAVTDVRGLEKLTENYDNFRQSLATVLGVPITFIPVENMSDAVLALQSNRVDLVLAGPSEYVAIRSRTNAIGAIAITRPNYYSTIAVPDDSPIRSLSDLKGKILALSDIGSTSGHLGPTKMLIDAGLDPKTDVTLLMLGDEGSVAALKNGEVDAWGGSAVDYETFFAADSATAPQFRQIAKGPPLPSDLFILSSRFSPELVAQLRDLMSSHQDTLVQALALGESTSKYRGSQLVPTQDSDYDVIREVYQAIGQGDFIR; encoded by the coding sequence ATGAAGCGCCGCCACTTTCTCGGATACTTCCTGTTATTTTTAGTAGGGTGTACCGGAGTCCAGACCGCGAACGGCGATCGCCTCGACCGCCAAAAATTACCCGATCCCGAACAATTGCGTTTTGCCGTGACCGACGTGCGCGGCTTGGAAAAATTAACCGAAAATTACGATAACTTTCGCCAAAGTTTGGCAACCGTTTTAGGCGTTCCCATCACTTTTATTCCCGTCGAAAACATGTCCGATGCGGTGTTAGCCCTCCAGTCCAATCGCGTCGATCTCGTCTTAGCCGGACCGTCGGAATATGTCGCCATTCGTAGCCGTACCAATGCGATTGGGGCGATCGCCATTACCCGTCCCAACTACTACTCCACGATCGCCGTTCCCGACGACAGCCCCATCCGGTCTTTAAGCGATTTGAAAGGTAAAATCCTCGCCTTGTCCGACATCGGTTCCACAAGCGGTCACCTCGGGCCGACCAAAATGCTCATCGATGCGGGACTCGACCCCAAAACCGATGTCACCCTGCTCATGTTAGGCGACGAGGGCAGCGTCGCCGCACTGAAAAACGGCGAAGTCGATGCCTGGGGCGGTTCGGCGGTCGATTACGAAACCTTTTTCGCCGCCGACAGCGCCACGGCGCCCCAGTTCCGACAAATTGCCAAAGGTCCGCCGCTTCCGAGTGATTTATTCATCCTCAGCAGCCGTTTTTCCCCGGAATTGGTCGCCCAACTGCGCGATTTGATGTCAAGCCATCAAGATACTCTCGTTCAAGCCCTCGCCCTCGGTGAAAGTACGAGTAAATATCGCGGTTCCCAACTCGTGCCCACTCAAGATAGCGATTACGATGTCATTCGTGAAGTCTATCAGGCGATCGGACAAGGGGATTTTATTCGATAA
- a CDS encoding Ycf51 family protein gives MPTTEEFLTASAWSAALAGVLALLAIAAFLFKWGIRFRLVGATGFTIVLTAGLFALGLVPISRVEIPGAVRFTVVYDNGAEQATIAVPPTISRSELEATLQQAASDLFSPGRMSQGTDDLRIRARAIVHPREGVSKPLYIGEVRRSLFVRDDENMTVEIDDRKLAELPKSPAS, from the coding sequence ATGCCAACTACCGAAGAATTTTTAACCGCTTCCGCTTGGTCTGCCGCCTTGGCCGGAGTTTTGGCCCTGTTAGCGATCGCGGCTTTTCTGTTCAAATGGGGAATCCGCTTTCGCCTCGTCGGCGCCACCGGATTTACGATCGTGCTGACGGCGGGCTTATTTGCCCTCGGTCTGGTGCCGATCTCTCGGGTCGAGATTCCCGGCGCCGTTCGCTTTACCGTCGTTTACGATAACGGCGCCGAACAGGCTACGATCGCCGTCCCGCCGACGATTTCGCGCTCCGAACTCGAAGCGACTTTGCAACAAGCCGCCAGCGATCTGTTTTCTCCCGGTCGGATGAGTCAGGGAACCGACGACCTGCGGATCCGGGCCCGGGCGATCGTCCATCCCCGAGAAGGTGTCTCGAAACCTTTATATATCGGCGAAGTGCGGCGATCGTTGTTCGTCCGCGACGACGAGAACATGACGGTCGAAATCGACGATCGAAAACTGGCCGAACTGCCTAAATCCCCCGCTTCGTGA